The following DNA comes from Candidatus Binatia bacterium.
AGAGCCTCGAGCGCAAGTTGTCGCGCGGGCGGCTCTGAAGCCGGCGTGACCGAGTCGCTGCCACCGGTCGACGCGGTACTGCTGCTGTCGTTCGGCGGCCCGGAGCGCCCGCAAGACGTGATGCCGTTCCTCGAGAACGTCGCGCGCGGGCGAAATATCCCGCGCGCACGCCTCGAAGTCGTCGCGCAGCACTATCTCGGCTTCGGCGGCCGCAGCCCGATCAACGACGAATGCCGGCGCATCCTTTCGGCGCTCGAAGCCGAGCTGGCCGCGCGCGGCCCGCACCTGCCGCTGTACTGGGGCAACCGCAACTGGCACCCGCTGCTCGCCGACACCGTCGCAGCGATGGCCCGCGACGGGGTGCGCCGCGCGGTCGCGATCGCGACGTCCGCGTTCAGCTCGTACTCGTCGTGCAGGCAGTATCTCGAGGACATCGAGAAGGCCCGCGCCGCCGTCGGCGCTTCGGCTCCGCGGATCGAAAAGCTGCCCCCGTTCTGGAACCACGCGTTCTTCCTCGAGACGATGGTCGAGCATGCGCGTGCCGCGCTCGGCAGCGCCGCACTCGAGCCGTCGGCGACGCGACTGGTATTCACTGCGCATTCGATCCCGTCGGCGATGGCCGCGCGCTGCGACTACGAAGCCGAGCTGCGCGAAGCATCACGCATGGTCGCTCTTGCGGCCGCGCCGTCGCTCGCGTGGGACCTTGCGTGGCAGAGCCGCAGCGGTCCGCCGCAAGTGCCGTGGCTGGAGCCGGACGTCTGCGATCACCTGCGCACGATTGCGGCAAGCGGCATCTCGCGCGTGGTGCTGGTGCCGATCGGCTTCGTCGTCGATCACATGGAAGTCGTCTACGACCTGGATACGGCGGCGGCCGAAGTCGCGCGCGAGTGCGGCATCGCGCTGTCACGCGCAGCGTGCGCCGGAGCGGATCCGCGCTTCATCGCGGGACTGAGGGACCTCGTCGCGGCGCATCAAGGCGGCGACGCCGTTGCCGTGCTCGGCTCGTCGGCGCGGCGGCCGTTTCCGTGCGCGCAGGACTGTTGCCTGCCGCACTGACCGGGCCGCCGCAAAGGCCTACGGCTGGTAGATTTTCATCACTTCGGCCAGGAACTTGAGCGAATCTGCCTTCGGTCTCTGGAAGCTGTTGCGGCCGATGATGGAGCCGAAGCCGCCGCCGTCGCGAATGCCCTTGCACTCCTCGAAGACTTTCTCGTCGCTGCCCTTGGCGCCGCCCGAGAAGATCACGATGCGCCTGCCGCCGAACGACGAGTCGACGACGTGGCGCACTCTTTCGGCGAGAGTCGCGACGGGGATCTTTTCCTTCTCGTAGACCTTCTTCGCTTCGGCCTGCTCGATGTGCGCCGTCGGCGGTTTTACCTTGAGGATGTTGGCGCCGAGCTGCGCGGCGATCTGCGCGGCGTACGCGGTGACGTCGATCGCCGTCTCTCCTTCCTTGGAGATGCCCGAGCCGCGCGGATACGACCAGACGACGACGGCGAGGCCGTTGGCCTTGGCCTCGCGACTGAGCTCGGCGAGCACTTCGTACATGCCCTGGAACTGTGCCGAGCCCGGATAGATCGTGTAACCGATTGCCGAGCAGCCAAGGCGCAGCGCGTCCTGCACCGACCCGGTCACCGACGGCGTCGGATCGGATCCGTCGGGTGCCAGCGAGTCGTGGTTGTTGAGCTTGAGGATCAGCGGGATGTCGCCGGCAAACTCGGCAGCGCCGCCTTCGATGAACCCGAGCGGTGCTGCGTAGGCGTTGCAGCCGGCGTCGATCGCGAGCTGGAAATGATAGCGGGGATCGTAGCCCGGCGGATTCGGAGCGAAGCTGCGCGCCGGCCCGTGCTCGAAACCCTGGTCCACCGGAAGGATCACGAAGCGCCCCGTGCCCGCGAGCTTTCCGGTGTTCATGATGCGCGCCAGGTTGGCGAGCACGCCCGGATTTTCTCCCGCGTACCAGCCGAGGATTTCCTTTACTCTTGCGGTCGCCATTGCTCGTGTTGCCTCTCCCGGTTGAAACTTCTGCGCCGCGATCGGTCGCGGCAGCAACCGCGGCCTCTTAGCCACACTGGCGGGGCGGAGCAAGCGCGGTCCGGCGGAGTCTCGCCGCGACGCAAGCTCCAGAGCGGAAGTGGCGCGGCCGCCGCAGCGAGTTGGCAGCAAGCGCCTGACGCGCCGGGCGAGCTTCGCAGGATGGCGGGCAGCTTGACAACGCCGCGTCCGCAGTGAGACTTCCTGTGCGCGCCGCGCCGCGCCAACGGATGCGAACCAGCTGCGAAAACCCGTCCGTCCAGCACCCGTCGACCGATGCGCGCGTCCGCGTCGCGTCGCTGGTCGCAGCCGCCTTCTTGCTGATGGTGCCGTCGCTCGCGCTCGCACTCGCCGACGCACCGGCCTCGGTCGCTCCGGGGCCCGAGAAAGTCGAGACCACGTTCAAGAGCGTCGATGCGACGGTTTCCGCGCAATGGGAATTTCCCGCGCACACGCCGGCGCCCCTGGTCGTGCTGATTCCCGCGTCCGAAGCGGTCGATCGTGACGGGTTGCCCCCGGGGTACGGCGGGGATCCCGCCACCGGCATCTACGCCCAGCTTGCGCGCAAGCTGCTGGACGCCGGCTTCGCGGTGTTCCGCTACGATTCGCCCGGCACCGGCCGCAGCAGCTCCGGACAGTTCTGCACCGTGCGCTCGACTGCGCTCGAGGCTTACACGCGCGCCGTCGACAATCCGAAAGTCGATCCTGCGCACGTCTTCCTGCTCGGGCACAGCGCGAGCACCGATGCGGTGGTCGGCATCTACCCGCGCTACGCCGCGGTGCGGCCGCCGGCCGGCGTCGTGCTGCTGGCGAGCATCGTCGGCGAAACCGACATCGTTCGCGTCGACGCGCCGACGCTGATCGTCGTCAGCGACAAGACTCCCGACGAGATCTACCAGCACGGCCAGTTCCCCACCGACGCGCGCAACCGCTTCAGCGAAAAGAAGCTGGAAACTTCGCTCGTGACGGTGCCGGGCGCCGAAGTGACGCTGCTGTCGCCGGTCGACAAGAACGGCGGCGGCAAGCAGTACTCGATCGATCCGCGTGCCGTCAGCGCAACGCTCGACTGGCTGCGCGGCAAGCTCGGCCTGCCGATTCGAA
Coding sequences within:
- a CDS encoding alpha/beta fold hydrolase yields the protein MRTSCENPSVQHPSTDARVRVASLVAAAFLLMVPSLALALADAPASVAPGPEKVETTFKSVDATVSAQWEFPAHTPAPLVVLIPASEAVDRDGLPPGYGGDPATGIYAQLARKLLDAGFAVFRYDSPGTGRSSSGQFCTVRSTALEAYTRAVDNPKVDPAHVFLLGHSASTDAVVGIYPRYAAVRPPAGVVLLASIVGETDIVRVDAPTLIVVSDKTPDEIYQHGQFPTDARNRFSEKKLETSLVTVPGAEVTLLSPVDKNGGGKQYSIDPRAVSATLDWLRGKLGLPIRS
- a CDS encoding ferrochelatase, whose product is MTESLPPVDAVLLLSFGGPERPQDVMPFLENVARGRNIPRARLEVVAQHYLGFGGRSPINDECRRILSALEAELAARGPHLPLYWGNRNWHPLLADTVAAMARDGVRRAVAIATSAFSSYSSCRQYLEDIEKARAAVGASAPRIEKLPPFWNHAFFLETMVEHARAALGSAALEPSATRLVFTAHSIPSAMAARCDYEAELREASRMVALAAAPSLAWDLAWQSRSGPPQVPWLEPDVCDHLRTIAASGISRVVLVPIGFVVDHMEVVYDLDTAAAEVARECGIALSRAACAGADPRFIAGLRDLVAAHQGGDAVAVLGSSARRPFPCAQDCCLPH
- a CDS encoding class I fructose-bisphosphate aldolase, yielding MATARVKEILGWYAGENPGVLANLARIMNTGKLAGTGRFVILPVDQGFEHGPARSFAPNPPGYDPRYHFQLAIDAGCNAYAAPLGFIEGGAAEFAGDIPLILKLNNHDSLAPDGSDPTPSVTGSVQDALRLGCSAIGYTIYPGSAQFQGMYEVLAELSREAKANGLAVVVWSYPRGSGISKEGETAIDVTAYAAQIAAQLGANILKVKPPTAHIEQAEAKKVYEKEKIPVATLAERVRHVVDSSFGGRRIVIFSGGAKGSDEKVFEECKGIRDGGGFGSIIGRNSFQRPKADSLKFLAEVMKIYQP